The following proteins are encoded in a genomic region of Nicotiana sylvestris chromosome 4, ASM39365v2, whole genome shotgun sequence:
- the LOC104215555 gene encoding chromatin-remodeling ATPase INO80 isoform X1 translates to MDPKRRYSYSNLFNLESLINFQLPQLDDDFDHHGNSSQDESRGSPGGAPRNRSNGIMSGRELKKKRRTSYSSDEDGDGDRGYNTHISEERYRAMLGEHVQKYKRRLGNSSASPAATRNGVPAMRSGGGSRDQKSTNDHRGALRLDSASEFFNNSTQKLGNHIQSDFPGPYGGDRSIYEPAFLDLGEDITYRIPPPYEKLATLLNLPTMSDIQVNEIYLKGTLDLETLAAMMASDKRLGPKRQAGMSDPKPQFESLQARLRAQPANSAGQKFSLQVSEAALEASSIPEGAAGGIRRSILSEGGVLQVYYVKVLEKGDTYEIIERSLPKKPKLKKDPSVIEKEEMDKIGKYWINLVRKEIPKHHKIFINFHRKQLTDAKRFSETCQREVKMKVSRSLKVMRGAAIRTRKLARDMLVFWKRVDKEMAEVRKREEKEAAEALKREQELREAKRQQQRLNFLLSQTELYSHFMQNKSTLSSEAVTLGDEMTNDQEMLLSSSEARPGEEEDPEEAELRKEALKAAQDAVSKQKMMTSAFDSECLKLRQAAEIEPSQQDAAAANIDLLHPSTMPVASTVQTPDIFKGTLKEYQLKGLQWLVNCYEQGLNGILADEMGLGKTIQAMAFLAHLAEDKNIWGPFLVVAPASVLNNWADEIGRFCPDLKTLPYWGGLQERMVLRKNINPKRLYRRDAGFHILITSYQLLVSDEKYFRRVKWQYMVLDEAQAIKSANSIRWKTLLSFNCRNRLLLTGTPVQNNMAELWALLHFIMPTLFDSHEQFNEWFSKGIENHAEHGGTLNEHQLSRLHAILKPFMLRRVKKDVVSELTGKTEITVHCKLSSRQQAFYRAIKDKISLAELFDSSRGHLNEKKILNLMNIVIQLRKVCNHPELFERNEGTSYFYFGEVPNSLLPPPFGELEDVFYSGGRSAVTYQIPKLVYREALGSSMLHSTMAQGVRKELFDKYFNIYSPENVHRSILQEVHKSDVGYIRSGTFGFTRLIDMSPMEVSFSATGSFLEKLLFSIVRSNRQFSDEILDLLMESEDDDLYFSHLGRDKVRAVTRMLLLPSRTGTDLLRTRRATGPGDAPFEALVMEHQDRLLSNVNLLHSIYSFIPRTRAPPINAHCSDRNFAYKMLEELHHPWIKRLLVGFARTSEYNGPRKPGVTHHLIQEIDSELPVSQPALQLTYKIFGSCPPVQPFDPAKMLTDSGKLQTLDILLKRLRAGNHRVLLFAQMTKMLDIIEDYMHYRKYKYLRLDGSSTIMDRRDMVKDFQHRSDIFVFLLSTRAGGLGINLTAADTVIFYESDWNPTLDLQAMDRAHRLGQTKDVTVYRLICKETVEEKILQRASQKNTVQQLVMTGGHVQGDLLAPEDVVSLLIDDKQLEQKLKEIPLQQAKERQKRKGGTKGIRIGADGDASLEDLTNGESVGNGDDTLDPGKAKSSSKKRKGSTDKQTPKSRPQKNPKNLESLSPNSLMEDDIDGSPQNIDMQQRPKRLKRPTKSVNENLEPAFTATPPMNREGNHNYSLSDISTSGGRAGAEEEALRHNNLLAG, encoded by the exons ATGGACCCAAAGAGGCGATATTCCTACTCGAATCTCTTCAATCTTGAG tcATTGATTAACTTCCAGCTGCCCCAACTGGATGATGATTTTGATCATCACGGGAATAGTAGTCAGGATGAGAGCAGAGGTAGCCCAG GTGGAGCACCCAGGAACCGGAGTAATGGTATAATGTCTGGTAGGGAGTTGAAGAAAAAGAGGCGGACTTCATATAGTAGTGATGAAGACGGGGATGGGGACAGAGGTTATAATACCCATATTTCAGAGGAAAGGTATAGAGCAATGCTGGGAGAACACGTTCAAAAGTATAAGAGGAGGCTTGGTAATTCCTCAGCAAGCCCTGCGGCTACTCGTAATGGGGTGCCTGCGATGAGAAGTGGTGGAGGATCAAGAGACCAGAAATCAACAAATGATCATAGAGGAGCACTCAGACTTGACTCTGCATCAGAATTTTTTAACAATAGCACTCAGAAGTTAGGGAACCATATTCAGTCTGATTTTCCAGGACCATATGGTGGTGATAG ATCTATTTATGAACCTGCTTTCTTGGATCTCGGGGAGGACATCACATACAGGATCCCTCCACCCTATGAAAAGCTGGCAACATTATTGAATTTGCCAACCATGTCAGATATTCAAGTTAATGAAATTTACCTCAAGGGTACACTTGATTTGGAGACTTTGGCTGCAATGATGGCTTCTGATAAGAGACTTGGGCCCAAACGTCAAGCAGGTATGAGTGATCCCAAACCCCAATTTGAATCTCTTCAGGCACGGTTGCGAGCCCAGCCAGCTAATAGTGCCGGTCAGAAATTCAGTCTGCAAGTCAGCGAAGCTGCATTAGAGGCTTCTTCCATCCCTGAGGGGGCTGCAGGAGGTATACGGCGTTCTATATTGTCAGAGGGTGGTGTCTTACAGGTTTATTATGTGAAAGTGTTAGAGAAAGGAGACACCTATGAG ATTATTGAGCGTAGTCTACCCAAAAAGCCAAAACTGAAGAAGGATCCTTCTGTGATTGAGAAGGAAGAAATGGATAAGATTGGAAAATATTGGATAAACCTTGTCAGGAAagaaatcccaaaacatcataagATATTCATCAATTTCCACAGGAAGCAATTGACTGATGCCAAGAGGTTTTCAGAAACTTGTCAGAGAGAG GTAAAAATGAAAGTTAGCAGATCACTTAAGGTGATGAGAGGTGCTGCAATTCGTACAAGGAAACTTGCTAGGGACATGCTCGTGTTTTGGAAGAGAGTTGACAAGGAGATG GCAGAAGTAAGGAAAAGGGAGGAAAAAGAAGCTGCAGAAGCTTTGAAGCGTGAACAGGAGCTTCGTGAAGCAAAGAGACAACAACAGAGGCTCAACTTTCTGCTATCTCAAACTGAACTTTACAGCCATTTCATGCAAAATAAATCAACTTTATCCTCTGAGGCTGTGACTTTAGGTGATGAAATGACAAATGACCAAGAAATGTTGTTAAGTTCCAGTGAAGCTAGACCTGGAGAGGAAGAGGATCCTGAAGAGGCTGAGCTGAGAAAAGAGGCCTTGAAAGCTGCACAGGATGCAGTTTCAAAGCAGAAAATGATGACAAGTGCATTTGATAGTGAATGTCTGAAGCTGCGGCAAGCTGCTGAAATTGAACCCTCCCAGCAAGATGCCGCAGCCGCTAACATAGACTTATTGCATCC GTCAACCATGCCTGTGGCATCAACAGTACAGACACCAGACATATTCAAGGGTACTCTTAAAGAGTATCAATTGAAAGGCCTCCAGTGGCTTGTAAATTGTTACGAGCAG GGTTTAAATGGCATTCTTGCTGATGAGATGGGTCTTGGCAAAACTATCCAGGCCATGGCTTTCTTGGCTCATTTGGCAGAA GACAAGAATATATGGGGTCCCTTTTTAGTTGTTGCTCCTGCATCAGTCTTGAACAACTGGGCTGATGAAATTGGTCGTTTCTGCCCTGATCTAAAAACTCTTCCATATTGGGGAGGGTTACAAGAGCGAATGGTACTTCGGAAGAATATTAACCCAAAACGTCTATATCGACG GGATGCTGGATTCCATATTCTCATTACCAGTTATCAACTGCTAGTCTCTGATGAGAAATACTTCAGACGTGTCAAATGGCAATACATGGTGCTGGATGAAGCTCAGGCAATCAAAAGCGCAAACAG TATACGATGGAAAACATTGTTGAGTTTCAATTGTCGAAACCGTTTGCTTCTGACTGGTACTCCAGTTCAAAATAACATGGCTGAGCTCTGGGCGCTCCTCCACTTTATTATGCCTACTTTATTTGATAGCCACGAACAATTCAACGAATGGTTTTCAAAAGG AATTGAGAACCACGCAGAGCATGGTGGGACATTGAACGAGCACCAGCTCAGCCGGCTG CATGCCATTTTAAAACCCTTCATGCTGCGACGGGTTAAAAAGGATGTGGTTTCTGAGTTGACTGGGAAAACTGAAATCACAGTGCACTGTAAGTTGAGTTCTCGCCAGCAGGCATTTTATCGAGCAATAAAAGACAAGATATCCCTTGCTGAGTTGTTTGATAGCAGCCGTGGGCATCTCAATGAGAAGAAAATTCTAAACCTGATGAATATTGTTATCCAGCTAAGGAAG GTGTGCAACCATCCAGAGCTGTTTGAGAGAAATGAAGGAACTTCTTATTTCTATTTTGGAGAGGTTCCAAACTCACTTCTACCTCCTCCCTTCGGGGAGCTGGAGGATGTATTCTATTCTGGCGGTCGAAGTGCTGTTACATACCAG ATACCAAAGCTGGTTTACCGGGAAGCTCTCGGATCGAGCATGCTTCACTCAACTATGGCCCAAGGTGTAAGAAAAGAATTATTTGATAAGTACTTTAACATATATTCTCCGGAGAATGTTCACCGCTCGATACTGCAAGAAGTACACAAGTCAGATGTTGGCTATATACGGAGCGGAACATTTGGTTTTACTCGGTTAATTGATATGTCACCTATGGAGGTTTCATTTTCGGCAACTGGTTCTTTCTTGGAAAAATTGTTATTCTCAATTGTGAGAAGCAACCGACAATTTTCAgatgaaattttggacttgctgatGGAGTCTGAGGATGATGATCTCTATTTTAGTCACCTTGGACGGGACAAAGTAAGAGCAGTGACACGAATGTTATTGCTTCCATCTAGGACAGGAACAGATTTATTAAGAACAAGACGTGCCACAGGTCCTGGTGATGCACCATTTGAAGCTTTGGTCATGGAACATCAGGATAGGCTTTTATCTAATGTTAATCTCTTACATTCCATATACTCCTTCATTCCTAGAACAAGAGCACCCCCT ATAAATGCTCATTGCTCGGATAGAAATTTTGCTTACAAAATGCTCGAGGAACTACACCATCCATGGATTAAGAGGTTGTTGGTTGGGTTTGCACGCACATCGGAATATAATGGTCCTAGGAAGCCAGGTGTCACACACCATTTAATACAAGAGATAGACTCTGAATTACCTGTCTCACAACCTGCTCTTCAGCTTACATACAAAATATTCGGGTCATGTCCACCTGTGCAACCATTTGACCCTGCAAAGATGCTAACA GACTCAGGGAAGCTTCAAACACTTGACATACTATTAAAGCGCTTGCGGGCAGGGAACCACCGTGTTCTTCTCTTTGCACAAATGACAAAAATGTTGGATATTATAGAG GACTACATGCACTACAGGAAATATAAGTACTTGAGGCTTGATGGATCTTCCACTATAATGGATAGACGAGACATGGTCAAAGATTTCCAGCATCG GAGCGACATTTTTGTGTTCTTGCTGAGCACAAGAGCAGGCGGCCTTGGTATCAACTTGACAGCTGCTGACACAGTCATCTTCTATGAGAGTGACTGGAATCCAACTTTAGATTTACAGGCAATGGATAGAGCTCATAGGCTAGGTCAAACTAAGGAT GTTACTGTTTATCGCTTAATCTGTAAAGAGACTGTTGAAGAGAAAATTCTGCAGAGAGCCAGTCAGAAGAATACCGTGCAACAGCTTGTCATGACAGGAGGACATGTTCAGGGTGACCTTTTGGCTCCAGAAGATGTCGTCTCTTTGCTGATTGATGATAAACAATTGGAGCAGAAACTGAAGGAAATTCCTCTTCAG CAGGCAAAAGAAAGACAAAAGAGGAAAGGTGGCACCAAAGGCATACGAATTGGTGCGGATGGTGATGCATCATTAGAAGATCTTACAAACGGTGAATCTGTTGGGAATGGGGACGACACTCTTGATCCTGGGAAAGCAAAATCAAGTAGTAAAAAG AGGAAAGGTTCCACCGACAAGCAAACCCCAAAATCGAGGCCTCAAAAGAATCCGAAAAATCTTGAATCATTATCACCCAACTCACTGATGGAAGATGATATAGATGGCTCCCCACAAAACATTGACATGCAACAAAGGCCAAAAAGACTGAAGAGGCCAACTAAGAGCGTCAACGAGAACCTTGAACCAGCATTTACTGCCACCCCTCCTATGAACCGAGAGGGGAACCATAACTATTCTTTGTCGGATATCAGCACCAGTGGTGGGAGAGCAGGAGCTGAGGAAGAAGCATTAAGACATAATAATCTATTAGCTGGCTGA
- the LOC104215555 gene encoding chromatin-remodeling ATPase INO80 isoform X2: MDPKRRYSYSNLFNLESLINFQLPQLDDDFDHHGNSSQDESRGSPGGAPRNRSNGIMSGRELKKKRRTSYSSDEDGDGDRGYNTHISEERYRAMLGEHVQKYKRRLGNSSASPAATRNGVPAMRSGGGSRDQKSTNDHRGALRLDSASEFFNNSTQKLGNHIQSDFPGPYGGDRSIYEPAFLDLGEDITYRIPPPYEKLATLLNLPTMSDIQVNEIYLKGTLDLETLAAMMASDKRLGPKRQAGMSDPKPQFESLQARLRAQPANSAGQKFSLQVSEAALEASSIPEGAAGGIRRSILSEGGVLQVYYVKVLEKGDTYEIIERSLPKKPKLKKDPSVIEKEEMDKIGKYWINLVRKEIPKHHKIFINFHRKQLTDAKRFSETCQREVKMKVSRSLKVMRGAAIRTRKLARDMLVFWKRVDKEMAEVRKREEKEAAEALKREQELREAKRQQQRLNFLLSQTELYSHFMQNKSTLSSEAVTLGDEMTNDQEMLLSSSEARPGEEEDPEEAELRKEALKAAQDAVSKQKMMTSAFDSECLKLRQAAEIEPSQQDAAAANIDLLHPSTMPVASTVQTPDIFKGTLKEYQLKGLQWLVNCYEQGLNGILADEMGLGKTIQAMAFLAHLAEDKNIWGPFLVVAPASVLNNWADEIGRFCPDLKTLPYWGGLQERMVLRKNINPKRLYRRDAGFHILITSYQLLVSDEKYFRRVKWQYMVLDEAQAIKSANSIRWKTLLSFNCRNRLLLTGTPVQNNMAELWALLHFIMPTLFDSHEQFNEWFSKGIENHAEHGGTLNEHQLSRLHAILKPFMLRRVKKDVVSELTGKTEITVHCKLSSRQQAFYRAIKDKISLAELFDSSRGHLNEKKILNLMNIVIQLRKVCNHPELFERNEGTSYFYFGEVPNSLLPPPFGELEDVFYSGGRSAVTYQIPKLVYREALGSSMLHSTMAQGVRKELFDKYFNIYSPENVHRSILQEVHKSDVGYIRSGTFGFTRLIDMSPMEVSFSATGSFLEKLLFSIVRSNRQFSDEILDLLMESEDDDLYFSHLGRDKVRAVTRMLLLPSRTGTDLLRTRRATGPGDAPFEALVMEHQDRLLSNVNLLHSIYSFIPRTRAPPINAHCSDRNFAYKMLEELHHPWIKRLLVGFARTSEYNGPRKPGVTHHLIQEIDSELPVSQPALQLTYKIFGSCPPVQPFDPAKMLTDSGKLQTLDILLKRLRAGNHRVLLFAQMTKMLDIIEDYMHYRKYKYLRLDGSSTIMDRRDMVKDFQHRSDIFVFLLSTRAGGLGINLTAADTVIFYESDWNPTLDLQAMDRAHRLGQTKDVTVYRLICKETVEEKILQRASQKNTVQQLVMTGGHVQGDLLAPEDVVSLLIDDKQLEQKLKEIPLQAKERQKRKGGTKGIRIGADGDASLEDLTNGESVGNGDDTLDPGKAKSSSKKRKGSTDKQTPKSRPQKNPKNLESLSPNSLMEDDIDGSPQNIDMQQRPKRLKRPTKSVNENLEPAFTATPPMNREGNHNYSLSDISTSGGRAGAEEEALRHNNLLAG; the protein is encoded by the exons ATGGACCCAAAGAGGCGATATTCCTACTCGAATCTCTTCAATCTTGAG tcATTGATTAACTTCCAGCTGCCCCAACTGGATGATGATTTTGATCATCACGGGAATAGTAGTCAGGATGAGAGCAGAGGTAGCCCAG GTGGAGCACCCAGGAACCGGAGTAATGGTATAATGTCTGGTAGGGAGTTGAAGAAAAAGAGGCGGACTTCATATAGTAGTGATGAAGACGGGGATGGGGACAGAGGTTATAATACCCATATTTCAGAGGAAAGGTATAGAGCAATGCTGGGAGAACACGTTCAAAAGTATAAGAGGAGGCTTGGTAATTCCTCAGCAAGCCCTGCGGCTACTCGTAATGGGGTGCCTGCGATGAGAAGTGGTGGAGGATCAAGAGACCAGAAATCAACAAATGATCATAGAGGAGCACTCAGACTTGACTCTGCATCAGAATTTTTTAACAATAGCACTCAGAAGTTAGGGAACCATATTCAGTCTGATTTTCCAGGACCATATGGTGGTGATAG ATCTATTTATGAACCTGCTTTCTTGGATCTCGGGGAGGACATCACATACAGGATCCCTCCACCCTATGAAAAGCTGGCAACATTATTGAATTTGCCAACCATGTCAGATATTCAAGTTAATGAAATTTACCTCAAGGGTACACTTGATTTGGAGACTTTGGCTGCAATGATGGCTTCTGATAAGAGACTTGGGCCCAAACGTCAAGCAGGTATGAGTGATCCCAAACCCCAATTTGAATCTCTTCAGGCACGGTTGCGAGCCCAGCCAGCTAATAGTGCCGGTCAGAAATTCAGTCTGCAAGTCAGCGAAGCTGCATTAGAGGCTTCTTCCATCCCTGAGGGGGCTGCAGGAGGTATACGGCGTTCTATATTGTCAGAGGGTGGTGTCTTACAGGTTTATTATGTGAAAGTGTTAGAGAAAGGAGACACCTATGAG ATTATTGAGCGTAGTCTACCCAAAAAGCCAAAACTGAAGAAGGATCCTTCTGTGATTGAGAAGGAAGAAATGGATAAGATTGGAAAATATTGGATAAACCTTGTCAGGAAagaaatcccaaaacatcataagATATTCATCAATTTCCACAGGAAGCAATTGACTGATGCCAAGAGGTTTTCAGAAACTTGTCAGAGAGAG GTAAAAATGAAAGTTAGCAGATCACTTAAGGTGATGAGAGGTGCTGCAATTCGTACAAGGAAACTTGCTAGGGACATGCTCGTGTTTTGGAAGAGAGTTGACAAGGAGATG GCAGAAGTAAGGAAAAGGGAGGAAAAAGAAGCTGCAGAAGCTTTGAAGCGTGAACAGGAGCTTCGTGAAGCAAAGAGACAACAACAGAGGCTCAACTTTCTGCTATCTCAAACTGAACTTTACAGCCATTTCATGCAAAATAAATCAACTTTATCCTCTGAGGCTGTGACTTTAGGTGATGAAATGACAAATGACCAAGAAATGTTGTTAAGTTCCAGTGAAGCTAGACCTGGAGAGGAAGAGGATCCTGAAGAGGCTGAGCTGAGAAAAGAGGCCTTGAAAGCTGCACAGGATGCAGTTTCAAAGCAGAAAATGATGACAAGTGCATTTGATAGTGAATGTCTGAAGCTGCGGCAAGCTGCTGAAATTGAACCCTCCCAGCAAGATGCCGCAGCCGCTAACATAGACTTATTGCATCC GTCAACCATGCCTGTGGCATCAACAGTACAGACACCAGACATATTCAAGGGTACTCTTAAAGAGTATCAATTGAAAGGCCTCCAGTGGCTTGTAAATTGTTACGAGCAG GGTTTAAATGGCATTCTTGCTGATGAGATGGGTCTTGGCAAAACTATCCAGGCCATGGCTTTCTTGGCTCATTTGGCAGAA GACAAGAATATATGGGGTCCCTTTTTAGTTGTTGCTCCTGCATCAGTCTTGAACAACTGGGCTGATGAAATTGGTCGTTTCTGCCCTGATCTAAAAACTCTTCCATATTGGGGAGGGTTACAAGAGCGAATGGTACTTCGGAAGAATATTAACCCAAAACGTCTATATCGACG GGATGCTGGATTCCATATTCTCATTACCAGTTATCAACTGCTAGTCTCTGATGAGAAATACTTCAGACGTGTCAAATGGCAATACATGGTGCTGGATGAAGCTCAGGCAATCAAAAGCGCAAACAG TATACGATGGAAAACATTGTTGAGTTTCAATTGTCGAAACCGTTTGCTTCTGACTGGTACTCCAGTTCAAAATAACATGGCTGAGCTCTGGGCGCTCCTCCACTTTATTATGCCTACTTTATTTGATAGCCACGAACAATTCAACGAATGGTTTTCAAAAGG AATTGAGAACCACGCAGAGCATGGTGGGACATTGAACGAGCACCAGCTCAGCCGGCTG CATGCCATTTTAAAACCCTTCATGCTGCGACGGGTTAAAAAGGATGTGGTTTCTGAGTTGACTGGGAAAACTGAAATCACAGTGCACTGTAAGTTGAGTTCTCGCCAGCAGGCATTTTATCGAGCAATAAAAGACAAGATATCCCTTGCTGAGTTGTTTGATAGCAGCCGTGGGCATCTCAATGAGAAGAAAATTCTAAACCTGATGAATATTGTTATCCAGCTAAGGAAG GTGTGCAACCATCCAGAGCTGTTTGAGAGAAATGAAGGAACTTCTTATTTCTATTTTGGAGAGGTTCCAAACTCACTTCTACCTCCTCCCTTCGGGGAGCTGGAGGATGTATTCTATTCTGGCGGTCGAAGTGCTGTTACATACCAG ATACCAAAGCTGGTTTACCGGGAAGCTCTCGGATCGAGCATGCTTCACTCAACTATGGCCCAAGGTGTAAGAAAAGAATTATTTGATAAGTACTTTAACATATATTCTCCGGAGAATGTTCACCGCTCGATACTGCAAGAAGTACACAAGTCAGATGTTGGCTATATACGGAGCGGAACATTTGGTTTTACTCGGTTAATTGATATGTCACCTATGGAGGTTTCATTTTCGGCAACTGGTTCTTTCTTGGAAAAATTGTTATTCTCAATTGTGAGAAGCAACCGACAATTTTCAgatgaaattttggacttgctgatGGAGTCTGAGGATGATGATCTCTATTTTAGTCACCTTGGACGGGACAAAGTAAGAGCAGTGACACGAATGTTATTGCTTCCATCTAGGACAGGAACAGATTTATTAAGAACAAGACGTGCCACAGGTCCTGGTGATGCACCATTTGAAGCTTTGGTCATGGAACATCAGGATAGGCTTTTATCTAATGTTAATCTCTTACATTCCATATACTCCTTCATTCCTAGAACAAGAGCACCCCCT ATAAATGCTCATTGCTCGGATAGAAATTTTGCTTACAAAATGCTCGAGGAACTACACCATCCATGGATTAAGAGGTTGTTGGTTGGGTTTGCACGCACATCGGAATATAATGGTCCTAGGAAGCCAGGTGTCACACACCATTTAATACAAGAGATAGACTCTGAATTACCTGTCTCACAACCTGCTCTTCAGCTTACATACAAAATATTCGGGTCATGTCCACCTGTGCAACCATTTGACCCTGCAAAGATGCTAACA GACTCAGGGAAGCTTCAAACACTTGACATACTATTAAAGCGCTTGCGGGCAGGGAACCACCGTGTTCTTCTCTTTGCACAAATGACAAAAATGTTGGATATTATAGAG GACTACATGCACTACAGGAAATATAAGTACTTGAGGCTTGATGGATCTTCCACTATAATGGATAGACGAGACATGGTCAAAGATTTCCAGCATCG GAGCGACATTTTTGTGTTCTTGCTGAGCACAAGAGCAGGCGGCCTTGGTATCAACTTGACAGCTGCTGACACAGTCATCTTCTATGAGAGTGACTGGAATCCAACTTTAGATTTACAGGCAATGGATAGAGCTCATAGGCTAGGTCAAACTAAGGAT GTTACTGTTTATCGCTTAATCTGTAAAGAGACTGTTGAAGAGAAAATTCTGCAGAGAGCCAGTCAGAAGAATACCGTGCAACAGCTTGTCATGACAGGAGGACATGTTCAGGGTGACCTTTTGGCTCCAGAAGATGTCGTCTCTTTGCTGATTGATGATAAACAATTGGAGCAGAAACTGAAGGAAATTCCTCTTCAG GCAAAAGAAAGACAAAAGAGGAAAGGTGGCACCAAAGGCATACGAATTGGTGCGGATGGTGATGCATCATTAGAAGATCTTACAAACGGTGAATCTGTTGGGAATGGGGACGACACTCTTGATCCTGGGAAAGCAAAATCAAGTAGTAAAAAG AGGAAAGGTTCCACCGACAAGCAAACCCCAAAATCGAGGCCTCAAAAGAATCCGAAAAATCTTGAATCATTATCACCCAACTCACTGATGGAAGATGATATAGATGGCTCCCCACAAAACATTGACATGCAACAAAGGCCAAAAAGACTGAAGAGGCCAACTAAGAGCGTCAACGAGAACCTTGAACCAGCATTTACTGCCACCCCTCCTATGAACCGAGAGGGGAACCATAACTATTCTTTGTCGGATATCAGCACCAGTGGTGGGAGAGCAGGAGCTGAGGAAGAAGCATTAAGACATAATAATCTATTAGCTGGCTGA